A segment of the Puntigrus tetrazona isolate hp1 unplaced genomic scaffold, ASM1883169v1 S000000889, whole genome shotgun sequence genome:
atatactgtatatacattaatgtaattttattgcaGCCAATTATTATAGTTGGAAAGGTGAAAGATTGAAGCATTTTATTCTAGGGGTCTgaattttgtagatttttttggGATATATACCATTACAATgtgtttacagtatatttattggTCACACGTTATATTAGATGGccttaaaaataagtacaatgcatttattgtggtcatattgtattgcaaagcacttttgctgttgttgtggtgtgatacgggtaaggttagggacaggtttggtggtatgggtagatttaagggtgggttaaggtgtaagtgATTGGTCAGCATTGTAcctataaattaattacatatttaattacatataggttttttttaaatataggtaCAGTGTAAAagatgtatgtacacaataagtgcattgtaccaaatgattaactTAAACGTAAGtacataaatgtttgttttattccgcaagcatgcattaaattgatcaaaagtgacaggaacagcttcacatttttacaaaaaagttttcatGGATTCCAGAAACAATATTAAActtcaaaattaaattgtggaaatattaagaaatgttacaTGTGGACCAACTCAGCATACAGtaataaatcagtgtattaaGTTTCATAGAACAAAAATTACACTGTACAGaaaaatgtagccttggtgagcataagaaactgcAAGCTTTTTTATGTGCTTCCTCAGAACCTCCATCGGTAAGGCTTTGTGGAAACTAACTTTTTGACTCGTATTACACTAGATATCATTTAGCATTATCAGTAACATTATGGGAATTATTACAATGATTCtcttttaaactgaaaacagtcAAATTGTGTTTGAAAAACACACTTGCCAAGTTTCTCCTCCATTTAATAAATCACCTTAATAAGCTTTTTAGCCTTTAAAAATCCAACAGCCTGATGGaatgtttaataagaataaagtCATTTGCAGTCTTTTATGGTGGAATTTAATAATCATCAAAGCTAGTTGCAGACAGACATTACAAACATAAAGGCAAAAGAGACTTACAAGTTTCGAAAATCTGGTCCCGAGTTTCTTCCAAGTTAGGAATCACTGCTCAgtcctccttctctctctgtgcatgtgtgcatttcCATATCTATTTTGATTCTTTCGTTCTCTTCCTCTCACTCACACATTCAGTGTGGTGTTAATTAGCAAAGGTGTCTGTTCTGACAATGTATAAAATCTATTCTTCTCTCCCCTCTTTTCCCTTCCTTACGTCAAATGACTGTTTCTGCTCTTCCTATCCACTTCTCTTTCCTCTTTTCCCTTTCCTCTTCTCCTCTCATTCTTTGTCTATCCTATTCTccctctcatttttttttctctctaggCTTGTCAAAACGGGAACTCTCAACACTTAGAGCACCTGCTTTTTTATGGTGCAGACTCCTCATCCCAGAATGCCTCAGGAAACACTGCCCTGCACATATGTGCTTTATATAACAAGGTACAACCGCTGGTCCTGACACAAAAATCAagctaaataataacattaaaatgcgTGTCTCACGCAGGCCGGTCAGTGCCGACTAGTGTTGATTTGGTGCTGGTCAAGCATAGCTATGTTCTTCAGCAGCTGGTAAAGGTCTTTCCAGGGATTTAAAGATCCCTGTGaagatttcattattttgtctACAAGTGCTGTATTTACTGGGGGCATAAAGTTGTATGATGTATAATGCTTGTTACATTTTATGGCCAGTATCAGTATCTTCAGGCCGTTATTGTCTAATTTCACCGTTTAGGAGAGCTGTGCCCGCATTCTGCTGTATCGAGGAGCCAATAAGGACACAAAGAATAACAGTGGGCAGACCCCCTTCCAGGTAATTATGAGACACTTGCAGGCTGTTATTTGTTATTcaactatttacattttaggttAAAATCAAGTAATTAAAAATGGCTAAATTCTACAAACTCTCTATATATGTTGGTAAAGTCAACTTTTAGGTAAAGAATGTTAAAATGCTTCCTCCCATTCCAGTTTAATATACAGAGATGACTATAAGTtataagacaataataataatgtctaaaattatgtaaacatcTTGTTTCTGCtgactttttgattttttttacgcGTTTCCCAAAATGACGATTTTTGATAGTTAGCAGTGTTTCGTTGAGCTTGTAAACACACAGAACTGGCACATTTCGTAGCTTGTAATGTCTTATCGTTTTTGCACGCTTTGCGAGTCCCAGGTGGAGTGAAGCTGCAACGAGCCAAAAGACTTTTACTTAACCTCAGCCATCCCCGCAGAGCCAGCTGTGTCTGTGAtcgtgctgttttttttttttattattattatgaaggGAAGTTAATGCGTGTGTATAATATTGTGTTATTCCCAAGCCCTGCGTCACTGTGCGTCATTCACAGATGCAAATATTAAGCTTGTGTGAACTTCTTTTCTAGGTGGCTGTGATGTCTGGCCATTTTGAGCTGggagaaatcattaaaaaccaTCGTGAATCAGACGTAGGTAAGGAGCGGAGATTTATTTTGGTTGCGCCggtatttttgttctgtgtgaGATAATTTATTTGCTCTTCAAACTGTGTGACATTTGGAGCTCGATACTTTCGTCTCTCTTTAGCTGCCTTGCGATTCGCACAGCCCCTAAGCAGTGTTCACGGCTCCCTACACACTCAGCAGGGCATCTGTTGAAGTTCACTTCATTTGTAATGCTTTGCAACATCACTGAATGCAGACCACCCGTGCACTGTGTTTTTGCAGGACATGACTGGGCAGTAGCACACCCCTGTCTCTCCTGGCATCTGTTCTCTCTCTATATAATTGTTTCTCCCCTGATCTGATGACAGTTCCCTTTTTGGAGTCTCCAAAGTATGCCCCCCAGAGGAGGGAGAGTTCTCGTACTCTTGGATTGCCCCATCCTCATCCCTTCCTGCGGGCCAACAGTGACAATAGTATGAACGTGCCAGACTGGATCGCTTTTCCCAATGCTGCTGGATCAAACCTAGTCTCTGTGCAggtcatttattgttttatttttcaaaaaaaaattatgcaaatacatatacaaatatttacttttttctgaAATCGATCACGATTAACCCCACCTAACATCAGTCAGAAACAACATAAagacaatgtatttttcatttttgtttaatggcATCTTTTTTATTATCGAAGGCAAGGATCACTGATAGCAATACTACTGATGTCTCgaggaaataatttttttcccttatatttaaaacaattatattaaatgtcatatttatctGTGCCCTTCAAAAAGTCAGAAATATACCGAAATTGAATAAAGTTAtcaaacactaaattaaatatagataaatccttaaagctacaaaagttattgatttcctcttttttattaattttgtttattggCTAACAGACAGCTGGGTTTTTTAGCTGTCTCCACTAAATGTGACACTGATCTGCCACGTATGTTGTAGTTTTATTcgtgctttaaaataaaagcgcTATGCATAAATGCAATTCTTCTCaagatttaagaaaaaagtgacagaaaatattatacaaaaatattcagcagcacCACTtcatttaactttaataatGTATCTTAAACGCCAAATCAGTTTgcgaaggatcatgtgacactgaagactacggtaatggctgctgaaaattctgctttgtcATCATggtaataaatttaatttgaaaatatattaagacTACAATATTTACGTAAGTAATTACCGATAATTACTGTTTTGACAGttattttggatcaaattaatgcagccttgatgagcatatttaaaaaaacaatctgcaaaaatatgtcaaatgtgaacattttaaattctaaatttaaattcattaaagcTATCCATTAGCATGGGAGTTAAAGGGCTAGCTGGGTCATGCTGACCAGCCAAACCTTGACACTGTGTGGACAAAACAGTGATATCCTGTTAGTTTGGACAAAGTACATACACAGATGTTATCGGAAACACTCCTCGTTTTTTTATCTTCAACCGTCA
Coding sequences within it:
- the LOC122335710 gene encoding SH3 and multiple ankyrin repeat domains protein 1-like codes for the protein ACQNGNSQHLEHLLFYGADSSSQNASGNTALHICALYNKESCARILLYRGANKDTKNNSGQTPFQVAVMSGHFELGEIIKNHRESDVVPFLESPKYAPQRRESSRTLGLPHPHPFLRANSDNSMNVPDWIAFPNAAGSNLVSVQGLKHGGTLRSSSSPRGARTRSPSRGRTTGDRDDRSRQTRGRQGAGSVSSQGTASGQRRRLYSAVPGRVFVATRSHSAQGDREISFNKGDKVKGEWVCVCVCGRALRESVCLGMSARAPLNVCLFLYVFHRCG